A single Pseudobdellovibrionaceae bacterium DNA region contains:
- the rpmC gene encoding 50S ribosomal protein L29, which translates to MKFKDIKNLDIVELVQKIKKEKEDLFNNKMKHSLGQLENPLVIRKIRKSIAKLKTAITAKK; encoded by the coding sequence ATGAAATTTAAAGACATTAAAAATTTAGACATTGTAGAGTTAGTACAAAAAATTAAAAAAGAAAAAGAAGATTTATTTAACAATAAAATGAAGCATAGTTTAGGACAGTTAGAAAACCCTTTAGTAATAAGAAAAATTCGTAAAAGTATTGCTAAATTAAAAACAGCTATTACTGCTAAAAAATAG
- the rpsQ gene encoding 30S ribosomal protein S17 produces the protein MSVVGEVVSDKMDKSISVKVYRTVKHKKYHKYTRLSSVFKAHDEKNMAKAGDQVKIIESRPISKTKKWRLVEILEK, from the coding sequence ATGAGTGTTGTGGGAGAAGTGGTTAGTGACAAAATGGATAAAAGTATTTCTGTAAAAGTTTACCGAACGGTAAAACATAAAAAATACCATAAATACACTCGCCTTAGTTCTGTGTTTAAAGCCCATGATGAAAAAAATATGGCTAAAGCTGGAGACCAAGTAAAAATTATAGAAAGTCGCCCTATAAGTAAAACAAAAAAATGGCGTTTAGTAGAAATATTAGAAAAGTAG
- the rplN gene encoding 50S ribosomal protein L14 has translation MIQVQSRLVVADNSGAKEVMCIKVLGGTRRRVASVGDIIVVSIKSAAPKTKVKKGDVAKAVVVRTIHKVRRVDGSYVRFDENAAVLINANKEPVGTRIFGPVARELRAKNFLKIASLAPEVL, from the coding sequence ATGATACAAGTTCAATCAAGATTAGTAGTTGCAGATAATTCTGGTGCCAAAGAAGTTATGTGTATCAAAGTTTTAGGCGGTACGCGAAGACGAGTAGCCAGTGTTGGCGATATTATTGTTGTGTCTATTAAATCGGCAGCTCCAAAAACAAAAGTAAAAAAAGGAGATGTGGCAAAAGCGGTGGTGGTTAGAACCATACATAAAGTGCGCAGAGTAGATGGCAGTTATGTACGCTTTGATGAAAATGCCGCTGTATTAATTAATGCTAACAAAGAGCCTGTGGGAACACGTATTTTTGGTCCAGTAGCCAGAGAATTAAGAGCGAAAAACTTTTTAAAAATAGCTTCGCTAGCTCCAGAGGTTTTATAA
- the rplE gene encoding 50S ribosomal protein L5, which produces MSLLQEKYKKEMIPSLMKGLGFKNIMQVPQLKSITLNMCLSEAVRNPKVLDLAAEQLTAIAGQKAIITRAKKAIANFKLREGMPLGVKVTLRKENMWNFLEKLIHFSIPKSKDFRGLSRKGFDGRGNYNMGIIEHIIFSEIDYDKVDKVRGFNISMVTTAENDQEGLALLEALGLPFKKK; this is translated from the coding sequence ATGAGTTTATTACAAGAAAAATATAAAAAAGAAATGATCCCTTCCTTAATGAAAGGTTTGGGTTTTAAAAATATTATGCAGGTGCCACAATTAAAAAGCATCACATTAAATATGTGTTTAAGCGAGGCAGTTCGTAACCCTAAAGTTTTAGATTTAGCTGCAGAACAGTTAACCGCTATTGCAGGGCAAAAAGCAATAATAACACGAGCAAAAAAAGCCATTGCCAATTTTAAATTAAGAGAAGGCATGCCATTAGGAGTAAAGGTTACTTTAAGAAAAGAAAATATGTGGAATTTTTTAGAAAAGCTAATTCATTTTTCTATTCCTAAATCCAAAGATTTTCGTGGTTTATCTAGAAAAGGTTTTGATGGAAGAGGTAATTATAATATGGGAATAATCGAACATATTATTTTTTCCGAAATTGATTATGATAAAGTGGATAAGGTAAGAGGATTTAACATTAGCATGGTTACTACAGCAGAAAACGATCAAGAAGGTTTGGCGTTATTAGAAGCTTTAGGGTTACCGTTTAAGAAAAAATAA
- the rpsH gene encoding 30S ribosomal protein S8, protein MDTVGDFLTRIRNAGMAKHESLDIVSSKLREGIAQVLHQSGYIRGFKVAKDKTRQLMRVYLRYNESGDHMICKVKRVSKPGCRVYVKQDNIPEVRSGYGIVVMSTNKGVMNGKIAKEKAVGGEVLCQVW, encoded by the coding sequence ATGGACACAGTTGGTGATTTTTTAACAAGAATAAGAAATGCTGGAATGGCAAAACATGAAAGCTTAGATATAGTAAGTTCTAAGTTAAGAGAAGGTATTGCGCAAGTTTTGCATCAGTCTGGTTATATTCGCGGCTTTAAAGTAGCTAAAGATAAAACGCGTCAATTAATGCGAGTGTACTTACGCTATAACGAAAGTGGCGATCACATGATATGTAAAGTGAAAAGAGTGAGCAAGCCAGGTTGTCGTGTTTATGTAAAGCAAGATAATATTCCAGAGGTTCGATCGGGGTATGGAATAGTGGTAATGAGCACTAATAAAGGAGTTATGAACGGTAAGATAGCTAAAGAGAAAGCCGTTGGTGGCGAAGTGTTATGCCAAGTATGGTAA
- the rplF gene encoding 50S ribosomal protein L6: MSRIGKVPIKLDKAKVQVSVLEDNTVTIKGAKSTLNVWVNPLIKVDVSDTEVILQRSNEEAKTRAFHGLYRTLVSNAIAGVSDGFSKTLILNGVGYKSAVKGQNLELHLGYSHPIVFAIPKGIEIAVKKQTTIEVKGADKQLVGQVAANIRGYRKPEPFLGKGIRYSDEVIRRKAGKAAGK, encoded by the coding sequence ATGTCACGAATAGGAAAAGTACCTATAAAATTAGATAAAGCCAAAGTACAAGTTAGTGTATTAGAAGATAATACCGTTACAATAAAAGGTGCTAAATCCACCTTAAATGTTTGGGTAAACCCTCTTATAAAGGTAGATGTTTCTGATACCGAGGTAATTTTACAACGCAGTAACGAAGAAGCAAAAACTAGAGCTTTTCATGGTTTGTATCGAACATTAGTTAGTAATGCAATTGCAGGAGTTAGTGACGGATTTTCAAAAACATTAATTTTAAATGGTGTTGGTTATAAATCGGCGGTAAAAGGGCAAAATTTAGAACTTCATTTAGGTTACAGTCATCCTATTGTTTTTGCTATTCCCAAAGGTATTGAAATTGCCGTAAAAAAACAAACTACTATTGAAGTTAAGGGTGCAGATAAACAATTAGTAGGACAAGTGGCAGCAAATATTAGAGGCTACAGAAAGCCAGAGCCATTTTTGGGTAAGGGGATTCGTTATAGTGACGAAGTTATTCGTCGTAAAGCCGGTAAGGCTGCTGGTAAGTAA
- a CDS encoding 50S ribosomal protein L18 → MRVTFIKSTAKKVIKRLKARVRIRKKISGTAEVPRLAVFKSNKFITAQLIDDQKGITLVSYSSKLIDKKAIAKSIEMSKKVGLTLGQKALNQNIKNVVFDRSGYRFHGRVKSLAEGARESGLKF, encoded by the coding sequence ATGAGAGTTACATTTATAAAAAGCACTGCAAAGAAAGTAATTAAGCGTTTAAAAGCTCGTGTGCGTATTCGTAAAAAAATTTCAGGCACTGCCGAAGTTCCTCGTTTAGCAGTGTTTAAAAGCAATAAATTTATTACCGCTCAACTAATTGACGACCAAAAAGGTATTACCTTAGTCTCTTATAGTTCTAAGTTAATTGATAAAAAAGCCATTGCTAAATCCATAGAAATGAGTAAAAAAGTGGGGTTAACTTTGGGGCAAAAAGCCTTAAATCAAAATATTAAAAATGTAGTATTTGATCGTAGTGGTTATAGGTTTCACGGCAGAGTAAAGTCTTTAGCCGAAGGTGCAAGAGAATCGGGTTTAAAATTTTAA
- the rpsE gene encoding 30S ribosomal protein S5, which translates to MSQTVEFRERVVTINRVAKVVKGGRRFSFLALVVVGDGEGSVGFGTGKAKEVPEAIKKASAAAKKSFQKIELKDNRTIPHEVVGTFGAAKVILIPASEGTGVIAGGAVRAILETLGIKDILTKCIGRTAPGNAVRATLDGLSQLVQSSPEMIQ; encoded by the coding sequence ATGAGTCAAACAGTAGAATTTAGAGAAAGAGTAGTTACCATTAATCGCGTGGCTAAAGTGGTAAAGGGAGGCCGTAGGTTTTCTTTTTTAGCTTTAGTTGTAGTGGGTGACGGTGAGGGCAGTGTTGGTTTCGGAACAGGAAAGGCAAAAGAAGTTCCCGAAGCTATTAAAAAAGCATCAGCAGCTGCAAAAAAATCTTTCCAAAAAATTGAATTAAAAGATAATCGTACTATTCCACACGAAGTAGTAGGTACTTTTGGAGCAGCCAAAGTGATTTTAATTCCAGCATCAGAAGGAACAGGAGTTATTGCTGGTGGAGCAGTTCGTGCTATTTTAGAAACTTTAGGCATTAAAGATATTTTAACAAAATGTATTGGTAGAACTGCACCGGGCAATGCAGTGCGGGCAACATTAGATGGGTTGTCTCAATTAGTACAATCTAGTCCAGAAATGATTCAATAA
- the rpmD gene encoding 50S ribosomal protein L30 — translation MAKRFFKVKQKRSSIGSTLKQKEALRCLGLRRPHHEVQVIDNPAMRGQILKVQHLVEVSVEGK, via the coding sequence ATGGCAAAACGATTTTTTAAAGTAAAACAAAAAAGAAGCTCCATCGGGTCTACACTAAAGCAAAAAGAAGCTTTAAGGTGTTTGGGTTTGCGACGACCTCACCATGAAGTTCAAGTTATAGATAACCCCGCTATGCGTGGACAAATTTTAAAAGTACAACATTTAGTAGAAGTGTCTGTGGAGGGAAAATAG
- the rplO gene encoding 50S ribosomal protein L15, whose translation MSLLKDLKPAPGSNPTKVRSGRGRGSRLGRRCGKGNKGQKARAGGGIPAGFEGGQMPMARRLPKFGFTNQMFKVTYEIVNLDQLEKLEGEVTPEVLKAAGIVNQRKKVKILARGTLTKALNIKAHKWSAKAEELVKKSGGTITAC comes from the coding sequence ATGAGTTTATTAAAAGATTTAAAACCAGCACCAGGGTCGAACCCAACAAAAGTGCGTTCTGGTCGTGGTCGTGGCTCTCGTTTGGGTCGCCGTTGCGGTAAGGGAAATAAGGGACAAAAAGCTCGTGCAGGGGGAGGTATTCCTGCAGGATTTGAGGGTGGACAAATGCCTATGGCTCGTCGCCTTCCTAAATTTGGTTTTACTAACCAAATGTTTAAAGTGACTTATGAAATAGTTAACCTTGATCAGTTAGAAAAATTAGAAGGAGAAGTAACTCCAGAAGTTTTAAAAGCTGCAGGTATTGTAAACCAAAGGAAAAAGGTAAAAATTTTAGCCCGCGGAACTTTAACCAAAGCTTTAAATATTAAAGCGCATAAGTGGAGTGCAAAGGCAGAAGAATTAGTAAAAAAATCTGGCGGAACAATTACCGCCTGTTAG